The genomic window aaactaCAGAAATCAGTGAGAAGTCGTTTTCGTGTgcgacttatattataaaatgaacggGTTTTAATGTTCAATAGTACCTGCACAATAATATAGCCAATCATTATATAGTAGccgattattaataaactgcAAGGTAATTAATCACGTAGTTTGTTAAGAGACCGCGttagttatcaatattttattttcatttatcaaGATAATATAAACTGACTTGAGATACGATTTgcagttttattttgattaatatattatgtagttcagtaagaaaataaattattatatacattatatatacattaaacataatgattttcattttgaCGTTTATAACCAATAGTTCTCTTCGAAATAATAACCATTTCGaatgttgaatattatgataatgatttattcaCGCGAtaagttttctaaaaattactcCTTTCGTTATAACTTTTCAACAAGACCATTAGtttttatgaatgtataataattgttttgttctCGTTTAAGGGAGTGGTATTTGGTGTGAATTCGTCAATCGATCGCGCAAAGTTTCGAGTCAAAGTTACaatcttttgaaatattaaaattgacgcgtttctgtaaaatatcttcgcctgtattattattatattggttcatatttttagagctaagttcattattattattattatatgttttgctATTGTTCTACTCGTCGGCGAGCCCACAAACCGTGCTCTGCGGGCATCGTCTTATTTGAGTGAAATGGTGttgtaaaattcaaacaatcaaaattccccgttcaaaaaaaaacaataatacgcaCAAAAACGAACAAAGTGAAATGCATACGAGCGAGCTGTAatgtatacagggtgattcgcCATACCTAGCATGCTCGTCcctgtttttcttttaaaaatgcatttatttaaattcaaaagtttGGAATATTTAAACACCATTTTGACGATGACTtaagatttgtttttatataatttaagaattattatcatacattaatataaacaacttTTTCAACTATTACATCGGTTTTTTTTGCTGTAAATTGTTtagtagattattattatttttatatataaacatatttatagtatagaaaTCAAAATTCGAGCTTAtggttttcaaattattaaaatatacgaacAAAGGTTAACTATTGTtagttattaatgaaaattggtTTAAACCTATTTAGAGCTATGGTGTTGATTGTTGATATTATCTATAGAGTTTTGTAACTCAGAAACcattcgtttttaattttgattcagAAACAtcaacgtttttaaaaatagatttgattaatcatttacattataaatgacGTTTCTCGTTTAAAAATGAAGTTTTACGATTGTCGATCTACTGTCAACATCGGAAATTCCTTAATGCCATAAAAATGGATGATTATTCAACGCTCatcaattaatgatttaaaagataattagaattttatcgacaaaagtattaaagataaaacacagaacaattcataatattaatatatgtcaagaggttaataataatatttaaatcacataACCACCAACGATCGCGGCATGGAAAATCGACGAAGCAGTTATCGTTCAGTTGTAAAACGTCCGCAGTACCTACTACGCAGGCGTTATATAGTTCGTctagcattattttttaaataattgatgttttttttgtataatatttatacatatacacaacTTTATCAGTTGCATATACCTATAGGCGGCGTGTCAATCATTTTCGACATTTAAAACGCCcattattattcgtaattaaaacgaagacaaaaaaaaatcgtaggatataataatgtaatattatatcaatcgaATTGTATGGAGAAGAAAAAAgagttacattttattatgttcgCTACCGAAAACAGCATATTtcacatattgttttattcaaacgttgttcagtaatattatattattattattattattatggtatagcGTGCAACCTACCAATACGTGTTGGGTGTCGACATGtcatcatatcatattattattactattattattattattattatcatattgatGACACAAGTCGTTCACGTACGGCCTTCGGTGGTGTGAAGTGATGACTTTTATATGGAACATGTAGCTAGGTAGTATTCGATGCAGAAATATAAACCTGCGCTGTTTCCAGTCCAATTCCTATTATAGTCGTACCTACACCGGAAACAATCGATAatagtgtatgtataatatctccTCGGGTCTTAAATCTGTATGAATATATGTGACGTAGTTTTTCGTGTTATTTACGCGCTTATATATCGTCGAGTATCTACGTTAcggtattttctaaaaaacctAACGCATTTTCGCGAAATccgaatcattatttttcacgGATTTTCTCTACTCGCACGAATCTTACCTACCTACGGAAAATACCGACGTAAGTAGaaggaaaaaaacaaaagccGTATTAAGGCACACGCTCTATGAAAAAACTCTAAGACCGTATAAATTaccagataatataatattatgtatatatattcgaATGTCATACCTCTATCACACGCGTCAAGCTGCGGATTGCAGATGTGTATAATGGGTTCGACGAGATATTGAGCGTTTATACcacgtcatatatatatatatagatacacacACTgagcatacattattataatgtatgtgtacATTATAGTGTACAAACAGGATGATGTCTTGATTTcttgaattatgatatttgaATTTAGTGAACTCTAGTCTGAGAAATCgtgttctatataatatagtttataatcgTTGTCTACAAAGggatttaaattgtattcgaTAATCAAACAGTTcaatttaatgtattgattttgttaCGACCTATGAACCATTTTGGAACTACGGTAAAATTATACGAAAAGAATTTTCGTATAAGATTTggtatcataattcatagcaaaaacttaatattatctaataatacatttatactcgGATTCGAAGTTTGCATACaagattgttttattttatattttattcataaacatattttaagtaatatctttttagaagctagatttgaaaaaaaaactaaataatttaaaaatcaaatgtaaaataaaaaaggtaggTAGGCAACAGGGTATCGCTCTGCTGAACATTAGGTGTTGAATGGGTCACTATCATTGGTGTGTTAAGACTGAATTTTATGACTTATCGTTGTTTACgaaaacaattctgaacggAAACGGTCTGTCAACCTTTTATATCTCaagtactcgtatattatttctaatgtgttttttcttatttattttatatttagtattacggTAGatggatgtatttttttcccgaaaatattgcatttaggtatttatattattatttattattagtatctaattattattgtaataaatacttaaaccataatatatattatatctaacttAAATATGAGtaattcaacatttaataatatctttctGTAATACcacaaaacagtaaaaataaattatcataacccggagaactataatattattattataatatccagAAGTTTAAAAATCCATTATCTCAATGGAGTGTTGAATATCGTcttttgactatttttaatacacaccCACACACTACTTAGgctatacattaaatattcaatatacttagtatgtttattttttctattcgtcctattttagatttttagattctgagcagagcgatgaatgtattgattttacaatgatgtgtatgcatacataataattttcaatcttCAACTTTGAGGGGGATAGTAAATTGGATCtagtttgtaatttaaagAGATCAAAGTCGAAAattcatagtattttttttaaataatcgagaaaaacaaatagaaaattaaggAACATCATCATTATTCGTAGGAACTTTaacttttacatatattacggattttaatgtatgtaattaaaaattcaaaatatgcaaattaagttatagataatacttatttataccataaatCTATTCATAGCCTGCCTTACGGTAAGACGGCAATGCGGTATGgttcaaaagttaataataatataatatggtataaatatatgggTACTtggataatatacaatataataatataataaatgcaatgttttcggcgaagataatttaaacttatgatATTActagtagtaaaataaattaattttattattactattattttatattataaattatacttaatgatATTGGTCTTCTTCAATTAGAACCGTTTTTTTCTATGCAATGGTTTAATATTGAACTGATATTTAACATCTCTACAAGAGTAACTTACTCATTTATGACTTTATGAGGTACAAtcaatacatatagtataccaGAATGGTCATCAAATTAGTAaattcctttttttatttatacacattttttttttcagttttaggtgttaagaaaattgttttcatttttaacgatattataatcttattgaTGATGTTAGTGTAACATTTTACTGTTTACGAATAGTTTTACTATATCAGAAGCCATTGTAAATCGATGAATCTGCTATTGACAAGTATCTTAAAAATCtgtcataataaaaatctcaAACATACCGGCAGAttgatttagattttatgtGGTTTCTAATAAtgagacaaaatatttaaatatttaatatttgtttttgatcatgtaatttataagattaaaaatataggatctttattattttgcgaTACACAAAAACGTGGATGTTACATAAGAATTATAcaacgtaataaataaattgatgagTTGTCATGGAATTATAATCCCGTGTTTTTTATGATGCGGAATGTGGAAGACCCTTTATTGGTAAgacctatatttataacttgttgctaaattatatcaaattattcgttattattataaggtattttgttatttttaaaccttttAGTTAAAGGAAAGTACTTCTTTTGTTTATaatcagaaatatttaaaaactatacctaACAagcagtttaataaaatttgttccGTAATTAACTATACAGAGTTTTTCAATGTGTTTGTTACGGCCCATGAGTCATGActtatttctaattaatattaataactataattttggaaaattatttctaaaacttttaagttttcttacataaaagtaataattacttgTTATAAACGACCATTATTAActtgtacaaattattttcatactaataaaatgaaattaacaaattactcTTTTGGGTCATCTTCTTTTAcagttgaaatattatgtgattaactaattatatctCTCTGTCATTGGCAttggatttataaaaaaaatatttatttaaatatgaacaattaaataaataatattcatgtattatattcaatattttattatacataataataattccttCTTTTAGATTCcagtgatttatttatagactttCACATGAAAATGGTTCCTTTATTAGCTTAgttgtcacttttttttatcatcgtaCTAATTTAACAATGTCTTActgtaactaaaatattgtatttaaaaatgatgacttaataatataatattgacatgacccataattatgaaaactaattattttttattatgattacgaTGTAAAATCGttagattacatttttattgcacactaaaatgtgtaaaaaatattaagtatcatCTATCTAaaggcaaaatattttaaaaattatacggtattaaaataattcattgttcTTCGTAAAACcttacaattttaatcatgTTATTCTTTCAATCAAATCTTTTGATCAGCCACTTATGAACgtgtcattataattttcgctttttatataatatgattgcatattttaattttacacttGTGATATTAAGTGGTACTTTGCTGATAAATACTCGGGAATATTGTCGTGTTCAGTGTTTACAGCCGAAGAGTGGTGGTGGATGTGCCTTTTGTTCAAGTATCGTTTTatagatacattaaaatttattgtacacgTATTTTAATGTAACGCTAATATATGCATAGATACTTACTGATTTAATGACATAATTTGATTGATATATAGATACGAGTTGCCCgaaaaagtatacttaaacAAATGTTTGATTCATTCATAACAATCGAATTCAACgggcattattttttatgtttaatagcgGATctcagattttattttaatattaggtattatctCCATTTCCATTTCACAGTAACGTTTATGAagtatagttatacattttttcttttttgattcCTTTCAATTATACGGCTAAGAGTAAATAAAACACTTTCAACAGGCActgttgttaaataataaattacgaaaattttttaatcatgacAAGACAATGTCCTCTGAGAagcataaacttaaaataggtactacgaaaaacataattatcacAATACTATagaagtatgtattatattattatgattgtaattaaaatgtagtgTGTTGTGTatacactaattatttttattgtaatattaagaattgtaatttgtaagtgTGTTTCTTGtgctttttaataaacatccACCAGTATTATGGCGTATTACTGAATccaaaaaattctcaaaaaaaaataaacttttcaaTCGATATTCAATTGCTTGAAGTTCTCGTGAAACCTGAAAAGTTTcgattgttcatttttttatccaCTTTAATGAAGATCTCTTTATAATGCGGTTATGAGTAAATAAACTTTCAATGGGAActgctattttaaataataatttacgaataatttttaatagccGAGAGCATTTAttgcataattaaaaaaaaaattcagttattttatttgttttataaattatcatatgatataatattaacaatatttctaaatCGTACAAAAGTATTCTGTTTTGTCGTACAATCTATGAGTTTTCAcgaatatgattatttatttaatatgttatttttttttgcatattgcaggtatgtatgataaataaggtgcaaaatgaataaaataattatcattttgacTTTAACGGGCACCGCATTAAATGACTCAGCCATGAATAAATTCTCTTATCCAATTATCTCGGTTGCCACATctatatacatgcataatatatatatataaataatctgaAATGTTTTTCGCACCATAACAATAACATAGCACCATAATTAcataacaatgtatttttattattatttcataatttttggtaaaaaaaaattgtttattttcgatgaaaacaattacaatattatacagtcaaataagttaaatcaaatgtaaattatttgcagtatttttttctattatattatattgttttattttattgtgcgATTGTAAATTGCAATATTAAGGAATTGTTTGCTCCTTGAGcgcatattatttaagtcaatgtttatataggtctgtttattttttaataaaatattaattatgacaaAATCTCTAAGATACATAGACTTGAAATGGATACTacgaaaaaacataattatcacaattctataaaagtatatattacactatgattgtaattacaatttgtatttcgTGTACACTaactatttttgttgtaatattaagaactgtaaatgtatttttcgtGCTTTTTAATAAGCATCCACCAGTATAACagagtaaaattttcaatcgaTATTCAATTGCTTGAAGTTCCCATCAAACCCGAAAAGTTCCGATTGTTCATTGCTGTTTGTATCCTTCGGCTTTTTTTCCATGTCTGCTTTTAATGATAGTATTCCGTTCATAAACATTTCTCTTTCCGCTATGATGTTCTTCTTACAGAATTCTGTGGATAAACCATTCAAACACatcgattaaatttaatatcagacTAGTTTATTAACAATTCAATATCGATGTCATGAACGATCTAccatacttattattgttatttacacatttttttcaacaattaacCTCAACTACCacacaaaaaaagttatatggtgctgaaaatgtatcaaaaaagTGATGCAAACAATCCTTTTGTTCGtaattataagataaacaTAGAACTAGAGACCACCGTATAGATTCATAAAATGGAGACAATCttaagtttgaaaaatgttgattCGCCTAAAAAACTGTTAATTTATCACAGCGAAGACTTTATATTAACTTGCCAATTGGAACTTACGTATACTAAAGTCAACAAAGTTTaccgtgtattatataaatgtgataTACGAATCAATAGCGAATCTCTTTTACTTAAAAGTCAGTTTCTAGAAAAACAATGGATATCTATGCATCCATAAaagtttacttaatattttaaaactttctgACGTTTgagtataacattttacaagtgatttattactattattttaaataacttttaaaacttcaaaatcattatttttagtccAACAACCTTTCGTGATTAAGAATATTCAATAAAGTAAGTatagttaatacaatatataatgtcGCTTACgacattagtaaattataggtCTGTTTTCACTACATCGttaccaataatttattttttttaaatgcaatatataattatataatatactcaccaCCCAGTTCTTGGATAGATTTATCGGAACCACCTAAATCTGATGGAACGCATTCTTTTTGGATATGTTGTAGTACATCTGATGGATTATTGTGCATAAATATCTAAAGCCAAAcacatttgaattttcaataaaacaatattattgtcagtaaatgtaaaatcatataaataaataggtttttatttgttttacagtTAGACTacattggtatattatttcacaaaataaataacaacagataccaatcaatttatatttatgaaaaaaattaaacgctacgctttatgttattaatataaaattacattatcttattacattattataaattcatataaatcatattataatgtatgcctatcctaatgtatttttactttgtgtctttatataattagactgtaatgtatatattttatcgtaaatGCATATTCGTTGCATATTTCAATGATTGCGATGTCACGAAAAAAATTCGGCCGATAGTACGTCGAAGTAAGAACACAGTTCTAcctatcttaatttaaaatacttattataatatttaatataaaggtagtataatatattaacataagaaATGATAGAGGTAATACCATCGTGTTAAAAGAAATAGCTGACCTGCTGTAAtctaattgttatattgtcgTTACCgatgaaatacatttaattttataatataacctacaGGCCATGAAATGAACATTTAGTAAACTATTCTCGAGTTTCAACCTTGCTAACAATTGACATCGACattgtttagtaataaaacggcaccaataaaaataaactaatttcaaaaaaatttcaaaagtacAAAATGCCAAAAGTTAGTACTTCTTTTAGTTCTAAAGTACGTGAGTAGATTTCCTGTGCAAACAAAAATGCAGAAGTTTTTACTTCagatggaaaaataatattttgtaacgtATGTGGAAAACATATAGTTTATGAAAGAAAATCACAATTATATCAACATATGAAAACAGGTACtttcttaatttaaacaattaacattattacacACTGGTGTAACTTAAGCATAATtatcagaattatttttttgcacGTGTCTgcaattaaaagaatatttcaaaaacaaataattaatttcgatTAGCTTCCTGTACAGTTCCAGTTTTTCCGAAAATTTAGTATggttaattataaagtatagttatcaaaaaattttaagcgAACACGTTGCAGAGTTCCACGAATTTTAAGATTATCATAGTACtaaaaagtaggtaggtacttataatagctaatgtaaataaaatataaaactaaatattcaataatttgtactatattatctagatgtattgttttaatgtgACAGTAAAGTTGAcacaaatagataaaaaaaaaatgtactgcaAATACTCACTCgagattgaatttttttgggAACcagagattttaaaatattgaacactACTGCTGCGTACGATGGTACGTTTATGAAATGGACCTGTATAAGCTTGTAAGGGAAAAATGtctgaaaataaacaataataggtatgttaacGAAACGTGTctgtgtaattataaaaacaatatggtTATCAACTACAATATACAGCTGAATCTCCATTTAACAaacttttattcaatattactttttgattatttttaattttttttagaaaccatacaatttttattcaaaataattattcattttaaacaatgaacataatattatatgttataatttacattagttTCAGACAATTATAACGAATTTTATTCTGTAAGTAAACATCATGAGGtgccactatattatataaacgtacACAAACAAACAGCTGGTAGTATACTTTATtgtacaacaatttattaattatgtacagTATTGATGAATAAACCAATTGGTGGCTGAATGAATTTTATGACACTTTCGTTAATTCACATCGTTGGtgataattttagattaaattttatagtactcTTAAGTTACGGcgtttatataactattaaatactgtaatactttttgttatatgtttataatttgcaCACTTTTACGTTCTTTTTTACGAGCCACGTATTTGAAACTAAGAGTTCTTTTTGCATCGGCCACACCTGATGTCCTTAAATATCGTACGAATACCTTGAATAATACTCACCGAACACTGTAAAGACTTTCTGAGAAAATTTGGTGTCACTTGAGTGAGTACTTCGTTTTTGTTCGTCGTGGCCATGTCGTAAATAATGATCACGCCGTTTACCGTTTCCCGCTTCAAGTTCCAGTCGATGCAcatgtaaaagtattttgtcCATTGGTCTAAATATCTGCCGGGAACGTCTTCATCAGTGAGATTTCTCGTTACTATGACCTGATAACCCTCGTCTGTCAAATTGGTTGAAAACCCAAACCACCTGTATTGCAGTACACACGCAACAAGAAATAATGATTAGTAATGATAAGCAGATCAAACGTTTTTTCAATCGCATCTATTTCCCTCTACTggatttgtaaaacaaaactacAATGTTCCACCACATTATAAAtccgaataaataattttacgataTCAATAATGTATACTGACGTTTTTCGCATTGCTGTCTGGACGTCATCCCCGAGAGGATCGCGGACGCCGAAAAACTCGTCAATCATCGCTCTGCAGCAAAAATATCCATCCAAAGATTCTTTTGTTCTTTCTATTCGGAGCTTTCGTCCAATGAAGCAATTTCGTAACCACGCTCGATCTGAGagataaacaataatcatattataacagttaataataaaaacagcggccatttattgtaatattctaaattatagaataaaataaataacgctAGCTAACGACTGTATAGTtgatactttaaatacttttcattgtgtaattacaaaacaatgtAAATTCAAGAATCGAAAAAAAGTATAGATAATACAGTGTAtagaatgtatataatattataatgtcttagaaaataataaactgtgtCTTTTAGGATTATTAGTGTTActgttttgttaataaaacgaaatttctacaaaacaatattttatttaaattgttatattattgcgtTAAACAAGTCATCAGTAGTTGAGatggttttattgttttttagatatttcggtttttatatactaaaaattcacAAACCTTCACATTTGGATTAGTATAcatttcaaagtttaaaattttgtatgcTATTTTGTAATGGctttaaattgtacaaagAAAAATCACCTAGCTTGTATACACACTGCCAGTAATTTCCTACTTTCACTTTTCCTTGTATTACAgcagtgtaaaataattttttattacatatatatatatatatatgtatataacacaATTTGAATAGAAGATAtatgataatgattttttttttagttattcacatattttaatatatttctggaacaaaagtataatttcGAAATGAACAAGTCAACAAGTCATGTGAAAATAATCCTAAGATAtaggtatttcaaaaaaatgataacacgGCGCTCTGAATAGGCAATATGGGtacatatatctatatctCTATAGTTCATAATATCTCCCTTATtgatgataatgatattattatagattctgaacgaagtgatgaatgtattgattttattacaatgatgttttttttttttgtacagtattttgttgaaataatgcttaaatttcaaatttcgg from Aphis gossypii isolate Hap1 chromosome 1, ASM2018417v2, whole genome shotgun sequence includes these protein-coding regions:
- the LOC114123524 gene encoding retinaldehyde-binding protein 1-like, which produces MQRDDGKNNDSTAVRADEQLSAGDDHKLKPYDEEVDKLIEWLRDMPHLPNVNDRAWLRNCFIGRKLRIERTKESLDGYFCCRAMIDEFFGVRDPLGDDVQTAMRKTWFGFSTNLTDEGYQVIVTRNLTDEDVPGRYLDQWTKYFYMCIDWNLKRETVNGVIIIYDMATTNKNEVLTQVTPNFLRKSLQCSTFFPYKLIQVHFINVPSYAAVVFNILKSLVPKKIQSRIFMHNNPSDVLQHIQKECVPSDLGGSDKSIQELGEFCKKNIIAEREMFMNGILSLKADMEKKPKDTNSNEQSELFGFDGNFKQLNID